In Besnoitia besnoiti strain Bb-Ger1 chromosome IX, whole genome shotgun sequence, a single genomic region encodes these proteins:
- a CDS encoding hypothetical protein (encoded by transcript BESB_014280) codes for MEADYSSYGGSAARQPSTISRASLCNRGEQTAPPGTCPVSFAFLDKAAEVFSWGLEAVMSCWEPALFSPYEKAVGGVDGPKSTGVVDEHEIKVNMEDVERKTAVGPGSHRATHGQRPPNDCSLDMTNRGSALYVSTCARGYARTQVDQALHHGIYVVGNECDDDTPRSQMQCRDAKYSRQDRYEDHYDSSPSSSVVEEDLSTHVPPSPLYGEYGLDGDSGDEMASSQMQCRDAKYSRQDCYEDHYDSGQSALVVEEDLSTHVPPSPRHRGPVVHNDSGDEGGSPRVVCVVEGETSSSYSRQLLEEGFVQVDECSVLLPPLPRRGYLPSIPEECEVCLPFPASARTGSCSDDQNLYQKDQGGVDGVVAVDGVSEDEGGAPPAGLATLQHASLSSARLRCSHVDASPVSSSAVGSSPSQTDQGWIDGERVLYEVSNDDNEGCSPRKVARPGEAGHHGVPQERGMNACGGDLQSCAALPLDAGDSAPGDCRPSGAAREVASHSFATSQAQQQAKSDGLGTGTEDAEDVVSCEEHRVVPATLAPGKPSVFSISRQYPDGDGPATRTSSIDFLLLPPDRAGEPLALPDENVASRASRLSTGNQFCTADETQSTDIDSDDGACPDQEEHVRNATSKAALQEVATSRPSGKPDSTLPLDRLEEDAEVAEEFSGIFPGFPRERVFRGLPKHGEDAAPDPSSVRGNQSYGQNQQSTHGYETSSDKDHSTRQNHSDNKPNAERRDDSSPWIRVIFIQVSLFRTVYEFGTLSYSTRQENFLFIQISEAA; via the coding sequence ATGGAAGCAGATTACTCCTCCTACGGAGGGTCTGCCGCACGGCAGCCCTCCACTATCTCTAGGGCGTCCTTGTGCAACCGGGGTGAACAGACCGCTCCCCCCGGCACATGCCCTGTTTCCTTTGCGTTTCTGGACAAGGCCGCAGAGGTTTTCTCATGGGGCCTGGAAGCTGTCATGAGCTGCTGGGAACCCGCACTCTTCTCACCATACGAGAAGGCTGTAGGCGGCGTCGATGGTCCCAAGTCAACCGGTGTCGTCGACGAACACGAGATCAAGGTTAACATGGAGGACGTCGAACGCAAGACAGCTGTAGGTCCTGGCTCTCACCGTGCCACACACGGCCAGCGACCTCCAAACGATTGCTCACTAGACATGACAAACCGTGGCTCAGCTCTCTATGTTTCCACATGCGCGCGTGGCTACGCAAGGACACAGGTGGACCAGGCGTTGCATCATGGCATATACGTCGTCGGCAATGAATGCGATGACGATACGCCCAGATCGCAGATGCAATGTCGCGATGCCAAATACTCGCGCCAGGATCGCTACGAGGACCATTACGACAGCAGCCCGTCTTCCTCAGTCGTCGAGGAAGACCTGTCGACGCATGTGCCCCCATCGCCGCTCTACGGCGAATACGGCCTCGACGGTGACAGCGGTGACGAAATGGCGAGTTCGCAGATGCAATGTCGCGATGCCAAATACTCGCGCCAGGACTGCTACGAGGACCATTACGACAGCGGCCAATCTGCCTTAGTCGTCGAGGAAGATCTGTCGACGCATGTGCCCCCTTCCCCGCGTCATCGGGGACCCGTTGTCCACaacgacagcggcgacgaaggggGGAGCCCACGGGTTGTCTGCGTCGTTGAGGGCGAGACATCCTCTTCGTATTCACGCCAACTCCTGGAAGAGGGCTTCGTACAGGTGGACGAGTGCTCGGTGTTGCTTCCACCCTTGCCACGACGCGGTTATCTCCCTTCAATTCCGGAGGAGTGCGAGGTCTGCCTTCCTTTTCCGGCATCAGCCAGGACCGGTAGCTGCTCGGATGACCAGAATCTCTATCAGAAAGATCAAGGCGGAGTCGACGGCGTTGTGGCGGTCGATGGTGTCAGCGAGGATGAAGGAGGCGCTCCACCTGCAGGACTAGCGACGCTACAACATGCATCGCTGAGTTCCGCCCGCCTGCGATGCAGTCACGTAGATGCTTCGCCAGTATCATCCTCTGCAGTTGGCTCTTCACCATCACAAACTGACCAGGGCTGGATCGATGGCGAACGAGTATTGTATGAGGTTAGCAACGACGACAACGAAGGATGCAGTCCGCGGAAGGTGGCCCGtccaggcgaggcggggcATCACGGAGTTCCTCAAGAACGTGGAATGAACGCATGTGGTGGCGATCTGCAGAGTTGCGCGGCACTGCCTCTCGATGCCGGTGACTCAGCTCCCGGGGACTGCCGACCCTCCGGGGCAGCGCGTGAGGTAGCAAGCCATAGTTTCGCTACCTCTCAAGCGCAGCAacaggcgaagagcgacggcCTGGGGACTGGCActgaagacgcggaggacgtcgTCAGTTGCGAAGAGCACCGAGTTGTGCCGGCGACTTTAGCTCCAGGAAAACCCTCCGTGTTTTCGATTTCTCGCCAGTACCCGGATGGAGACGGACCGGCGACTAGGACCTCGAGCATCGACTTTCTGCTCCTCCCACCCGATAGAGCTGGCGAACCTCTGGCACTTCCAGACGAGAACGTCGCGAGTCGCGCTTCCCGGCTGTCCACCGGAAACCAGTTCTGCACGGCAGATGAGACTCAATCGACGGATATCGActccgacgacggcgcctgTCCCGACCAAGAGGAGCATGTCCGCAATGCGACCAGCAAAGCGGCTCTACAGGAGGTAGCAACTTCCCGTCCGAGTGGAAAACCCGATTCGACTCTTCCACTCGACAGGttggaggaagacgccgaagtTGCGGAGGAATTCTCAGGCATTTTCCCGGGCTTCCCTCGTGAGAGAGTGTTCCGGGGACTACCAAAGCatggcgaggacgcagcacCGGATCCTTCCTCTGTGCGTGGAAACCAGTCCTACGGACAGAATCAGCAGTCGACACACGGTTATGAAACCAGCTCGGACAAAGATCATTCCACTCGTCAGAACCACAGTGATAACAAGCCTAacgccgagcgacgcgacGACTCGTCTCCTTGGATTCGAGTGATTTTCATCCAAGTTTCTCTGTTTCGTACTGTTTATGAATTTGGGACCCTCTCTTACTCGACTCGACAAGAGAACTTTCTTTTCATACAGATATCGGAGGCGGCCTGA